DNA sequence from the Actinomycetota bacterium genome:
CGTCCTTGGAGACATGGCGTCGAGTGTGCCAGCTAACCGCATGCTCCTGGGAGACGTCGGGACCGGCAAGACGGTCGTGGCGGCCCACGCGCTGTGTGTTGCAGCCGATTCCGGCCACCAGGCGGCGATGATGGCCCCAACGGAGGTACTTGCAACCCAATATGCCGACAAGGTTGGTCCTATGATGTCCGCGGCGGGTGTCCCGTGGGCACTGCTCACCGGCTCGACTCCGGCGCGCCGGCGCCGCGAGATCGTAGCCGGGCTGGCGGACGGCTCCCTGTGCGTTGCATTCGGGACGCATGCACTCATCGAAAAGGGCGTGTCCTTCGCGGACCTGAGTCTGGCCATCGTGGACGAACAGCATCGTTTCGGTGTCGCTCAGAGGCTCGGATTGCGATCGAAGGGAGCCGCCACGGATCTTCTCGTGATGACCGCAACACCAATCCCGCGCAGTCTGGCACTGACTCTGTACGGGGATTTGGATACTTCCTACTTGCGGGAGCGTCCCATTTCCAACACGCCGCAGACCGTTACGGAAGTCGTTCCTGTATCCAGGCGCCGTGCTGCATACGACGCCATCCGTTCCGAGGTGGCCGCCGGACGTCAGGCCTACATCGTATGCGCGCTCGTTGACGAATCCGACAGTGCCCAGGCGCGCGCTGCGGTCAAAGAGGCGGACCGTCTCGCTACTCAGGTCTTCCCGGATCTGAGGGTCGGACTGCTGACCGGCCGTATGGTCCCTGCTGAGAAGTCCAAGGTCATGGACGCGTTCAGACGGGGTGAGATCGATGTTCTCGTGTCGACCACGGTGATCGAGGTCGGTATCGACGTCCCGAATGCGACCATCATGATCGTCGAAGACGCCGAGCGTTTCGGACTGGCGCAGCTTCACCAGCTCAGAGGAAGGGTGGGCCGAGGAGAACATCCCGGTCGCTTCATCCTCTTCCCGGATGCCCGGACCGAGGAAAGCCGACGTCGAATGGAGGCCATCAGCTCCACAAACGACGGTTTCGAACTGGCCCGACTCGACATGACGCTGAGAGGAGAGGGCCAGATCCTTGGCCAGAGGCAAAGCGGTCTTCCGGAACTCAAACTCGCCGACCTGACCGAGGACATGGACCTTGTGGAAGCCGCACGCGATGATGCGCGTGCGATCGTCGACACCGAACCCGGGCTCGACGATCCTCGAAACGGTCCGCTGCGTCACGAGGTTGAGCAGCGCTTCGATGCTGTTTGGGAGTGGGTGAGCAGCGGGTGAGGATCGTAGCTGGTGAACTGCGTGGCCGCCGCATCTCAGCCCCCGCCGGCGTCGAGACCCGTCCCACGTCGGACCGCGTGCGAGAGGCGCTGTTCAGTTCGCTGACGGCTCGCCTCGGCACACTTGACGGAGCATGCGTGCTCGATGCGTTTGCGGGATCGGGCGCCCTTGGCATCGAGGCGCTTTCCCGGGGTGCTTCCAGTGCGACCTTCGTGGAATCGGCACGCCCCGCCCTCTCGGCGCTCGACGCCAACGTCGGTTTCCTCGGAATCGCGAATCGGACGCGCATCGTTCGTGGGGACGTGTTCGCCCTTGCCCGGAGGGGCGCCCTACCAGGCGGGCCGTTCACGTTGCTCTTTCTCGACCCTCCCTATAGAATCAACAAGTTCGAGGTCAGAAGGCTTATCGAGGATATGCTTGATGCCAGTCTGGTGACCCGCGAAGCACTTGTCGTCTGGGAGCACGCATCGAACACGGATGCCGACTGGCCTGACCGGTGCGCGGAGCTTGGGGCGCGCAAGTACGGATCCACGACGATCTCCATTGCAGGATGCGACGCAGAAGGGGAGGGTCGATGAAGCGGGGACTGTGCCCGGGTACGTTCGACCCGGTTACCTCAGGTCACCTCGACATCATCGAGCGAGCCGCCTTCCTGCTTGACGAACTGGTCGTCGCAGTTGCCTTCAATCCCGACAAGGGTGGTGGGCCACTGTTCACGGTTGAGGAGCGCGTCGCGTTCATCGAGGATGCAACACAAGAACTTCCTAACGTGACGGTGCGGCCTTTTGATACCCTGTTGGTGGACTTCGCACACGAGACCGGTGCCACGGCTATCATCAAGGGCCTTCGAGCGGTAACGGATTTCGAGCGGGAATTCCAGATGGCTCAGCTGAACTACCGTCTCGACAAGAGGATCGAAACGATGTTCATCATGGCGATACCGGAGTACATGTACCTCAGTTCCTCGGCAGTCAAGGAGATAGCGAGACATGGCGGGCCCGTGAAAGGTCTCGTACCGGATGTGGTGCGCGAGGCAATGACGGCGCGGTTCGCCCAGTCCCGTTAAGGGAGGACTTTCATGGACATTATGGCCTTGATCGATCGAATCGAAGAGCTTGTCGACAACGGGCGTTCGTTCCCGTTCTCCAGCTCCAAGTCGGTCGATCCTGAGAAGGTCTATGAGATCATCGATGAGATCCGCGCTCAATTCCCCGACGAGCTCAAGCAGGCCCGTTGGATCGTCAAGGAGCGCCAGGAGATGCTCGAAGAGGCCGAGAAGGAGGCTAACCGCGTTCTCGAAGAGGCGCGGGACCGTGCGCAGGCGATCGCCTCCGAGCAGGAAGTGGTCAAGCTCGCGGAGCAGCAGGCCGCGGCCATCCTTGACGATGCCCGAACCAAGGAACGCGAGATCCGGCTCGGCGCCGAAGACTATGCCGACGAGATGCTCGCCAACCTCGAAGTCAACCTCGGCAAGCTCCTGACTGCCGTGCAGCGCGGCCGCGACCGTCTGCAGGGCAAGGTCAATCAGCGACAATAGCCATGGAACCCCTCAGAATCGATGTCACCGAGATTCGCGAAGAACTCGGGGCACATGTCAGCGTTCAACGCTCAGTCGACCTCGGTGCTCTCGCCGTTGGTCAAATTGAGTTCGCGCCGATGGGTCCGGCGGCTGTCGACGTCTCCATTCTCAACACGGGCAACGGGCTCGTTGCGCAGGGGCGCATCAACGCCACAGTCCGCACCGAGTGCGTACGGTGCCTCGAACTTTTCGACCTCGATGTCGAGGTTGCCGTCGAGATGTTCTACGCCGACCGCGAGGAGGCTCAACTTCTCAACGAGGATGTTGACTGGGAGCCGATCGAATCCGGTTCGATCGACCTTGCCTCGGCTATCGAAGCTGCAGTGACCGTGGACCTGCCCTTTGCCCCTCTGTGTGCGGACGACTGCAGAGGCATCTGCCCAACATGCGGGAACAACCTCAACGAGACCACCTGCCTGTGCGCTTCCCCCGAAACGTCTCCCCCGAGTCCGTTCTCGGCACTCAAGAATCTGTTTCCCGGGGAAGAAACCTAGCACGACGCGTGAGTTCCCGGTTCATGGGGGCTGTGCTATGATGTCGCACCGTGCGGCTCAGACTAGCGCACTGACAAGAACATGCCGGACCTAGGTCACTGGTCCGTGCCCGAGAGGAGAACCAAGCATGCCCGTCCCCAAGAGGAAGACATCGCGAGCCGTACGCGACCAGCGTCGGGCCACACATAGTCTCGAAGTGCCGGCCAAGTCGCTGTGCCCCCAGTGCCACTCGCCGAAGCTTCCGCATCGCGTGTGCGCTGAGTGCGGGTACTACAACGGTAAGGAAGTCATACAGACTGACTAGCCGCTTCGGTGCGCACGTACTGGAGCTATCTCGACACGGGGGAGGCGAGCGGGTCTGTGCTCGATGGGTTCTTCGAGCCCCGTGCCGTCGCAGTGGTCGGCGCTGCCCGTGAACCGGGCAAGGTCGGCCACTTTGTTCTTGAGAACCTTGTGTCGGCCGGTTTTCAGCGCCCCATCTACCCCGTCAACCCCAATGCGACAGAGATTCTTGGCCTGACGTGCTATGGGAACGTCGGTGAACTGCCTGGTCCGTGCGATCTGGCGGTCGTGGTCGTTCCAGCCGCAGCCGTCCCGGGGGTTATCGATGAGTGCGCGGCCGCGCACATCGACTCCGTGATCGTCATCTCCGCCGGCTTCAAAGAGTCCGGACCGGCTGGAGGCGCACTCGAGCGCGAGGCCCTGGCACGGGCACGCTCCGGCGGCGTTCGGCTGCTCGGACCCAACTGCCTCGGTCTTATCGCATCCGGCTCCAAGCTCAATGCATCCTTTGCCCAGGTCATGGCCCCTCCGGGGGCGATATCCTTCATGTCTCAGTCCGGTGCGTTGGGGACAGCCATTCTCGACTACGCAGCCGGTGAGGGGATCGGGTTGGCGAACTTCGTATCACTAGGCAACAAGGCCGATCTGACCGAGGTCGACCTGCTCAGAGCGTGGGACGCCGATCCTGCGACCAGTGTCATCGTCGCCTACATAGAGTCGGTGACCGACGGAAGGCTCTTCGTCGAGACCGCTGGCCGCGTCAGTGCCAGAACGCCGGTGATCGCGATCAAGTCGGGGCGATCTGACGCCGGCGCCCGAGCGGTCTCGTCGCACACTGGCAGTCTCGCCGGATCGCGCGTCGCATACGATGCCGCTTTCGACAAGGCCGGGATCATCCGGGCGCACGACGTTCAAGAACTCTTCGATCTGGCCGCGGGCTTCTCGCGACAACCGCTTCCTTGCGGCCCGGGTGTCGCCCTGCTCACCAACGCAGGCGGACCTGCGGTGCTCGCCACCGATGCGTGCGAGGCTGCGGGTCTCACCCTGGCATCTCTTGAGAACGAGACCATCGATGTCCTGCGCGGTCAGCTGCCTCCAGCAGCAGCGCTGTACAACCCCGTCGATATCCTTGGCGACGCCACACCTGAGCGCTATCGCGGCGCATTGCGAGCTCTCTACAGGGATTCCAACGTCAGAGCCGTCATAGTCATTCTCACTCCTCAGGCGATGACCGATCCTACGAGTACCGCGCGTGCCATAGTCGAGGAGGCTGCGGTCTCCGGAATCACGACTTTCGCTTCGTTCATGGGTCGGGACTCCGTCGAGGAGGCGTGGGGCGTCCTGCGCGAGGGTACCGTTCCGAGCTTCCCGTTTCCGGAGCGGGCGGTCGCGACGCTTGCCGCCATGAACCGCTACGTCGCCTTCCGCTCACGTCCGAAGAGCATGTCGCCACCGGTACGAGGGGACTCGACGCGTGTCCAGGCACTTCTGGACGAGACTCGGGCGGCAGGGCGGTCATTCGCTACAGAGCAGGCCGCTGCCGAGATAGCCGACGCGTACGGCCTGCGAGTTCCTGCAGGCGGTGTTGCCAGAGGTCTCGCCCGCGTTCGGGAGCTTGCCGCGCGAATCGGCTATCCCGTCGTCATGAAGATCGCGAGTCCGGACATCCTGCACAAGTCCGACGTTGGCGGGATTCTCACCGGCATCGCGGATGAAGAGGAACTCGCGCAAGCGTACGAGACCATCGTCGGTCGTGCGCGAGCGTACGCACCCGAGGCGATCATCCACGGCGTGCATCTTCAGAAGCAGGTAGCGCCCGGCCGGGAAGTCATCGTCGGTGTGGACCGCGACCCGCAGTTCGGCCCGATTCTCATGTTCGGACTCGGAGGCGTCTACGTCGAGGTCCTCAAGGATGTGACCTTCCGCCTGTGCCCGGTCACCCCTAGGGAGGCCCGCGACATGGTCGCCGAGATTCGTGCCTATGGACTCCTGCGGGGGGCACGCGGCGAGAAGCCTGCGGACATCGACGCGGTCGTCGAGGCTATCCTTGGCGTATCGGCGCTTGTCATGGACTTTCCCGAAATCGTCGAGCTCGACATCAATCCGCTCATCGTTGGCAATGCCGGCGAAGGAGCGTTCGCTGCGGACGTCAGGATCGGCATCGGAGGATCATCATGAGAACGGTCATCGTCGCTTCCACCGCGCCCTACTCGGGCAAGAGCGGCATCTCCCTCGCGATGCTCGCCGCGCTCGGCGAGCGCGGGCACGCGACCGGCTACTTCAAGCCATATGGAACCATGCCGGTCACAGTGAACGGCATTGTCACCGACGAGGACGCTTTCTACATCACGCGCAACGCGTCAGCTGCGGCCTCCATCGAGATGGTTTGCGGCGTCGTGGAAACCCGCGCGTTCGTCGAAGGGACCCTCGATGACGACCCCGGGGACCTCAGCGAGCGCGTGACGGCCGCTTTTGCCGCGGCCTCGCGCAACGCCACGGTCATGGTCGTAGAGGGCACAAGCTCGCTGGCGCAGGCGCGCACCGTTGGCCTGAATCTCTGCCCGATGGCCGAGCTCCTCGATGCTCAAGTACTGCTTGTGGACCGGCCACAAGGGCTGGATCTGCCTGACAACGTGCTGTGGGCCTCCGACTGCCTTGGCGAACGTCTCCTTGGCGTCGTATTCAACGCGGTGTCTGAATCGCACTTCGACTTCATTGCCGAGGACGTCACCCGTTTTCTCACAGGCCGAGGAGTACCCGTCCTTGGAACACTGCGGCGCGACCCGCTGCTTTCGTCGGTCACAGTCGCCGAGATCGTGGAGGCCCTCGGTGGCATGGTGCTTTGCGCCGAGAGCGCCCTTGCCGAGCCCGTCGAGACCTTCATGGTCGGTGCCATGGGGCAGGAGAAGGCGCTCAGGTTCTTCCGCCGCAAGGCCCGCAAGGCGGTCATCACCGGCGGCGACCGCCCCGACGTGCAGCTTGCAGCCCTGGAGACGGACACGCGCTGCATCGTGCTTACCGGGAATCTTCCCCCTAGCTCGCTCGTGCTGGCGCGTGCAGAGGAGCTGGGTGTGCCGATGGTCCTGGTAGGTATGGACACGCTCTCCGCCGTCGAGACGATGGAGTCTTTGCTGGGGCGTGTCCACCTTCATGATGTGGTGAAGGCTGATAGAATACGCGAGATGTTCTGCTCAGCGGTCGACGTCGACAAGCTCGTGCACCAGATCGTTGAGTAGCCGAAACGATTCACTCAACACGGGAGAAGACATGGTCGAGCGGCGCACGGCGCGAGTGTGCGTTGATGTCATGGGCGGGGACCACGCTCCCGACAAGATCCTCGAAGGCGTGGACGATGCACTGGCTGTCGATCCCGACCTCGTTGTCGTGCTGACGGGCGATGTGGGAATCGTTGGCCCCTTCGCCTCATCACGCGATCGTGTCGAGGCGCACCCGACCACCGAGGTTATCGCGATGGACGAGCACCCGGCCAACTCCGTACGTGCGAAGAAGGACTCGTCGGTCGTGGTCGGGTGTCGGCTCGTGCGCGACGGCGAGGCCGACGCCTTCTTCTCGGCAGGTTCCACCGGAGCCTGCATGGCAGCAGCGACCCTCGTCATGGGGCGGATTCGCGGTGTCTCCCGGCCGGCGATCGCGACGGTCATTCCTACCGGAGGGACTCCCACGGTCTTGCTTGATGTCGGCGCCAATGCCGACTGCAAGGCGGAGAATCTTCTCCAGTTCGCGCACATGGGCAGCGCATACGCTACAACCGTTCTCGGACTTGAATCGCCGCGGGTAGGACTGCTCAATATCGGCGAGGAGGCCACGAAGGGCTCGCTGCTGGCTCAGGAGGCACATGCTCTCATGGCTGAGTCGGTCGGAGGCTTCGCGGGCAACATCGAAGGGCGCGATGTCACGACCGGTGTCGTCGATGTCATCGTCACCGACGGGTTCACCGGCAACATCGCGCTCAAACTGCTCGAAGGGCTGTCCCGGACGCTCCTTGGCGAAGTGAAGGCCGCGATGACGTCGGGCGTGCTGAACTCACTTGCAGCGGCCGTGCTGAAGCCCTCGTTGCAGGCGCTCAGGGACGAGCTTGACCCGGACACGTATGGCGGAGCTCCGCTGCTCGGGGTCAACGGTATATGCATCATCGGCCACGGAAGCTCCGGCGCACGCGCGGTCGCGTCCGCCATCCGCGTCGCAGCGCAGGCGGCGCGCGGAGGGCTCACGGAACGGATCGCCGGAGCGATAACAGGACCGTCCTGATGCCCTTTCGTAGCGTTGCGTGCATGTGTACACTACTCGGACATCCAGCCCCCGGCCTTCGACATCCAAGGAGACCTACTCAGTCATGACCCGTTATGCCGAGATCATCGGCGTCGGCTCGTACCTGCCGGACAGGCGGCTCACGAACTCCGACCTCGAGCACATGGTTGACACTTCCGACGATTGGATCGTCAGCCGCACGGGCATCCGCGAGCGGCGTATTGTGGCAGACGGCCAGGCGACCTCGCATCTTGCGACCGAGGCGGCCGCAAGAGCGCTATCCGACTCCGGGGTTGCTCCGGCTGCAGTGGACCTTCTGATCGTCGGTACATCGACTCCCGACATGCTCATGCCATCCACCGCGTGTCTCGTCCAGGCCCGGCTTGGTATGACCTGCGCGGCTTTCGACGTCAACGCCGCCTGCACTGGATTCGTCTATGCGCTCAGCGCCGGTGTCTCGGCAATCGAGTCAGGGCGCGCGAAGATCGTGCTCGTCGTCGGCGCGGACGCTCTCACACGTTTCGTGGACTTCACCGACAGGGGCACGTGCGTCCTCTTCGGTGATGGTGCCGGAGCGGTCGTACTGAGCGCGGGCGACGACCCGGGTGTTCTTGGAATAGTGCTTGGCGCAGACGGGGAAGGGGCGGATCTCCTCACTATCCCCGCGGGCGGTAGTGCCGCACCGGCGACTTGCGAGCGTGTCGAGGCTCACGAGACTACGATTCAGATGAACGGCAACGAGGTCTTCAAGTTTGCCGTGCGTGCGATTCCGGCGGTGACGAACGAGGCGCTTGCGGCTTCCGGACTCAGTGTCGACGACCTGTCGTGGCTGGTCCCACATCAGGCCAACCAGCGCATAATCTCGACGATCGCCGAGCGTCTCGGCATTCCGGAATCTCGCGTGTTCTCAAACGTCGAGGGCACAGGCAACACGTCGGCGGCCTCGATACCGTTGGCCCTCGACGACATGTATACTTGCGGGCATCTTGCGCCCGGTGACGTGGTCGCCCTTGTCGGCTTCGGAGCCGGTCTCACCTGGGGCGCGGCCATCGTACGCTGGACCAAGGCATCACCGAACAAGGAGGCGTAGATGGCCCTGCACACCCGGCTCACAGAGCTGCTGGGCATCGAGTATCCGATCATCCAGGGCGGCATGGCGTGGACGGCAACGGCGGAGCTTGCGTCTGCGGTCAGCAACGCCGGCGGACTCGGGATCATCGGCGCAGGCCACATGCCGACGGACGCCCTTCGCGAGCAGGTCCGCATGACCAAGGCCGCGACAGACAGGCCTTTCGGCGTCAACCTGATGCTCCTTACGCCTCATATCGACGAACTCGTGCAGGTCGTGCTCGACGAGAACGTTCCCGTCGTGACTACCGGCGCGGGCAATCCCGCGCCCTACATGACTTCCCTCAAGGAGCACGGCATCAAGGTGCTGCCGATCGCTCCGTCGACCGCACTCGCCAAGCGCCTTGAGCGCGTTGGAGCCGACGCGATCATAGGGGAGGGCATGGAGGCGGGCGGCCACATCGGTGAGCTGACCACGATGGTCCTGACTCCGCAGCTGGTCGACGCGCTGGATGTTCCTGTCGTGGCAGCTGGCGGAATCGCCGACGGCAGGGGAGTTGCCGCGGTATTCGCCCTGGGCGCCGAAGGTGTCCAGGTAGGCACGAGGTTCATGTGCGCCACGGAGTGCACCATTCACGACTCGGTCAAGGAACGCATCATCAAGGCCAAAGACCGCGACACGACCGTGACCGGCTACTCGACAGGCCATCCCGTGCGCGTCCTCAAGAACAGACTCTCGAAGATGATCGAGGAGCTCGATCGCGCTAGCAAGGTCGACGAGATCGAAGCGCTTGGGAGCGGCAAGCTTGCACTCGCGATGCGGGAAGGCGACCTGCAAATGGGGAGTCTCATGGCCGGCCAGTGCGCGTCGATGGTCGATGACATAATGCCTGCCGAGGAGATCATCCTCACGATGATCGCTGAGGCCGAAGAAGTCATGAGGCGCATGGGCGCCCTTCCTCGGTAGGGAGATCGGATGACCTTCGTTCGCACGGCGTTCGTCTTCCCTGGCCAGGGGTCTCAGCGGGCCGGGATGCTCGACGCCGTCCCGGAGAACGACGCGCTCGAGCGGCTGCTTGACGCCGCGGAAGCATTGTCCGGTCTGGAGCTGCGCACGATTGCGCGTCTCGGGCAGGCCGAGGAACTCGCCGACACTCGTGTCGCCCAGCCGCTGCTGTACCTGACCGACTGGGCCTGGGCGGTCGCTCTTCTCGAATCCCAAGTGGTCCCGGAACTGCTCGCCGGTCACAGCCTCGGGGAGCTTGCTGCTCTCGCGATAGGTGGCGTCGTATCAGTTGAGGCCGGTCTGGAGCTCGTCATCGAACGCTCGAAGCTCATGGCGACTACCGCTGCGTCGGCGCCTGGAACGATGGCCGCCGTCCTTGGCGTGTCTGCCGACGTCATCGCCGACACCCTGGCCACCGTCGATCAAGTGTGGGTCGCGAACGACAACTCGCCGAGTCAGGTGGTCATCTCCGGCTCGCACGAGGGTGTCGAAGCGGCGACCCTGCGGCTCTTGGACGTCGGCGCCCGGCGTGTCGTTCCTCTCAATGTCGCCGGCCCCTTCCACTCGCCGATGATGGAGCCCGCGCGCGCGGCCTTCGCCGAGATCCTCGTCGAGACCGAGTTCAAGAACGCCACGATCCCGGTGCTTCAGAACACGGACCCCTCTCCGGCCACCGATGGCCAGGCGATCCGCGAGCGACTCACCGGCCAGATCACGGCTCCTGTACGCTGGACCGAGACCATGCAGGCGTTGGTCGCGGACGGACCCACCGTCGTTGTCGAGGCCGGACCGGGCTCGGTCCTCAAGGGTCTCGTTCGGAACTATGAGTCCCTCTCGGCCGTGTCTGTGGAAGAATCCGGTATCGAACGAGTCGTCGAGGAGGTTTCCTGATGGCGGATCTCACAGGCAAGGTGGCCTTGGTCACCGGCGCTTCACGAGGCATCGGTGCCGCGATCGCCCTTCGTCTGGCCAAGGAAGGTGCCACCGTTGCGGTGAACTACGCGGGCAACGCCGAAGCCGCGGCGAGTGTCGTTGAGAGAATCGTAGCCGGTGGGGGTCGCGCTGTGGCGTTTCAAGCCGACGTGAGCGACCCTGCGGCTTCCACGGCACTGGTCGAAGACGTGATCGGACAACTCGGGGGCCTCGACATCGTTGTCAACAACGCCGGAATCGCCCGCGACGGACTCCTGGTCCGGATGAGCGACGATGATTGGCGCACCGTCATCGACACCAATCTCGGAGGCGTGTTCGGTGTCTGTCGCGCCGCCGGGAGGCACCTGATGAAGCAGCGCTCCGGTTCCATCGTGAACATCACGTCCGTCATCGGCCTTGTCGGAAACGCAGGTCAGGTGAACTATGCCGCTGCGAAGGCAGGCGTTATCGGACTCACCAAGTCCGTGGCTCGCGAGCTCGCCAGCCGGGGTGTCCGAGCCAACGCAGTCGCTCCAGGCTTCATCGAGACTGACATGACCTCGGAGCTGCCCGAGGCTGTGCGCGACCTGGCCCGGAACCAGATTGCTCTG
Encoded proteins:
- the fabD gene encoding ACP S-malonyltransferase, with translation MTFVRTAFVFPGQGSQRAGMLDAVPENDALERLLDAAEALSGLELRTIARLGQAEELADTRVAQPLLYLTDWAWAVALLESQVVPELLAGHSLGELAALAIGGVVSVEAGLELVIERSKLMATTAASAPGTMAAVLGVSADVIADTLATVDQVWVANDNSPSQVVISGSHEGVEAATLRLLDVGARRVVPLNVAGPFHSPMMEPARAAFAEILVETEFKNATIPVLQNTDPSPATDGQAIRERLTGQITAPVRWTETMQALVADGPTVVVEAGPGSVLKGLVRNYESLSAVSVEESGIERVVEEVS
- the fabG gene encoding 3-oxoacyl-[acyl-carrier-protein] reductase — translated: MADLTGKVALVTGASRGIGAAIALRLAKEGATVAVNYAGNAEAAASVVERIVAGGGRAVAFQADVSDPAASTALVEDVIGQLGGLDIVVNNAGIARDGLLVRMSDDDWRTVIDTNLGGVFGVCRAAGRHLMKQRSGSIVNITSVIGLVGNAGQVNYAAAKAGVIGLTKSVARELASRGVRANAVAPGFIETDMTSELPEAVRDLARNQIALGAFGTPEDVAAAVAFLASDDARYVTGQVLAVDGGMTFV